Proteins co-encoded in one Halodesulfovibrio marinisediminis DSM 17456 genomic window:
- the ftsZ gene encoding cell division protein FtsZ: MEFHEIENDSQAKIKVVGVGGGGGNAVNNMISSVLKGVTFITANTDVQALNNSQAEIKIQLGDKLTKGLGAGANPAVGREAAMESVDQIRNAIGEADMVFVTAGMGGGTGTGAAPVIAQVAKEMGALTVGVVTKPFFFEGKKRQEAADAGIEAFREHVDSLITIPNDRLLSLASKKATFVEMLKKADEVLYFAVKGISDLIMVPGLINLDFADVKAVMGESGLAMMGSGSSVGEGRAREAAMKAITSPLLEDVSIDGARGVLMNITCGPDLTIDEVSEAAGAIQEAAHDDARIFFGTVFDDTVGDEMRITVIATGIDTMDTGTQGNGSGVAVNSNGARSVTSLSSARASAPRAETASAPQTQAYQAPQSQAYQAPQAQPAQAAPVQPVQPAPVQAPQTQEAPAAPQQPAQPVQQVYTAQAAPAQAVQPVQPVPQPQPVAAPRVEPKMDITHPEPAREGYDFKADDTNVPTYIRRSAQAAQRAHKVRHAHEPGKDTFVFEEDFEIPSFIRKQAD, from the coding sequence ATGGAATTTCATGAAATAGAAAACGACAGCCAAGCGAAGATTAAGGTTGTCGGTGTTGGTGGCGGCGGAGGTAATGCCGTTAACAACATGATTAGCTCCGTACTAAAAGGTGTTACGTTTATTACTGCAAACACTGACGTACAGGCGCTTAATAATTCCCAGGCAGAAATTAAGATTCAACTTGGTGATAAGCTCACAAAAGGTCTTGGTGCAGGCGCAAACCCTGCAGTTGGCCGTGAAGCTGCAATGGAATCTGTTGACCAGATTCGTAACGCAATCGGCGAAGCGGATATGGTTTTTGTTACCGCAGGCATGGGTGGTGGTACCGGTACTGGTGCTGCACCTGTAATTGCACAGGTAGCAAAAGAAATGGGTGCTCTTACCGTTGGTGTAGTAACCAAGCCTTTCTTCTTTGAAGGTAAAAAGCGTCAGGAAGCTGCTGACGCCGGTATTGAAGCATTCCGCGAGCATGTGGATTCCTTGATTACCATCCCTAACGATCGTCTGCTTTCTTTGGCTTCCAAAAAAGCAACCTTCGTTGAAATGCTTAAGAAAGCTGATGAAGTGTTGTACTTCGCAGTTAAAGGCATTTCCGACCTTATTATGGTTCCAGGTCTCATTAACCTTGACTTTGCTGATGTAAAAGCGGTTATGGGTGAGTCCGGTCTTGCTATGATGGGTTCCGGCAGTTCTGTTGGTGAAGGCCGTGCGCGTGAAGCTGCAATGAAGGCAATCACCAGTCCACTGCTTGAAGATGTTTCTATTGATGGTGCTCGTGGTGTTCTTATGAACATTACCTGTGGTCCTGACCTTACTATTGATGAAGTTAGCGAAGCCGCTGGCGCAATTCAGGAAGCAGCACACGACGATGCACGTATCTTCTTTGGTACTGTGTTCGACGATACTGTTGGCGATGAAATGCGTATTACTGTTATCGCTACTGGTATTGATACTATGGATACAGGAACACAGGGAAACGGATCAGGCGTTGCGGTTAACAGCAATGGTGCACGCAGCGTAACGTCTCTTTCATCCGCCCGTGCAAGTGCACCACGTGCCGAAACAGCTTCTGCTCCGCAGACTCAGGCATACCAAGCTCCACAGTCACAGGCATATCAGGCACCTCAGGCGCAACCTGCTCAGGCAGCACCTGTACAGCCAGTTCAGCCAGCGCCAGTTCAGGCTCCTCAGACTCAGGAAGCACCAGCTGCGCCACAGCAGCCAGCACAGCCTGTACAGCAGGTTTATACTGCTCAAGCTGCTCCTGCACAGGCCGTTCAGCCTGTACAGCCAGTGCCGCAGCCACAGCCAGTTGCTGCTCCTCGTGTTGAGCCCAAGATGGATATCACTCATCCAGAGCCAGCACGTGAAGGCTACGATTTTAAAGCAGACGACACCAACGTGCCAACGTATATCCGTCGTAGTGCACAGGCTGCACAGCGTGCACACAAAGTACGTCATGCTCATGAGCCAGGCAAAGACACTTTCGTTTTCGAGGAAGATTTCGAAATTCCGTCTTTTATCCGTAAGCAGGCTGATTAA
- a CDS encoding PaaI family thioesterase has protein sequence MKDIHHELIDFIESGSPFHRFLNIQVIDAKPGFIKLRLPYKEEFGGNMERGILHGGISAMFVDIIAASTLWTHLGPEDKTATIDLRVDYQRPAMLEDLLGEGEVRMLSNSIANVHVRTYSASTPDTVQAEGRAVFHIKRKK, from the coding sequence ATGAAAGATATTCACCACGAACTTATAGACTTTATTGAATCCGGCAGCCCATTTCATCGTTTTCTTAACATTCAAGTTATTGATGCAAAGCCTGGCTTCATAAAATTACGCCTGCCATACAAAGAAGAGTTTGGTGGAAACATGGAGCGTGGAATTTTACATGGCGGTATCTCTGCCATGTTTGTTGATATTATTGCAGCTTCTACGTTGTGGACCCACTTGGGACCGGAAGATAAAACCGCAACAATTGACCTTCGTGTAGATTACCAACGACCAGCGATGCTGGAAGATTTACTCGGTGAAGGCGAGGTTCGCATGTTGTCTAATTCTATTGCTAACGTACATGTACGCACCTACAGTGCGTCTACTCCGGATACCGTACAAGCTGAAGGACGTGCGGTTTTCCATATCAAGCGGAAAAAATAA
- a CDS encoding YrbL family protein: MIELGELISSVGGWSNIYVVKDAPNKCVKVLAPHRKYQGEKPDPNLVAKKKYGIDNMLEFEYANYQKIMKCVPDNLKKNFVHIDGMQMTSIGVRGLVMERVMTAEGTTAPSLDHYKGEPLPDAFFCKLEQIRREVFHKHSLDHFGVALRNVLVRDNRTPVLIDFQKNRRIYRSQINLYIPYFTRQKVRRNFQRLYEEAHVQDWTTVKDLHCD, from the coding sequence ATGATTGAACTTGGTGAATTAATTTCTTCCGTTGGTGGTTGGAGCAATATTTACGTAGTAAAAGACGCACCTAATAAATGCGTGAAGGTGCTTGCACCACATCGTAAGTATCAAGGAGAAAAGCCCGATCCAAATCTAGTTGCAAAGAAAAAATACGGCATCGACAACATGCTCGAATTTGAATACGCCAACTACCAGAAAATTATGAAATGTGTGCCGGACAACCTCAAAAAAAACTTTGTCCATATAGATGGTATGCAAATGACATCCATCGGCGTTCGTGGCCTCGTCATGGAACGAGTCATGACAGCCGAAGGGACAACCGCACCAAGCCTTGATCACTACAAAGGTGAACCACTCCCTGATGCGTTCTTCTGCAAGCTTGAACAAATTCGTCGTGAGGTTTTCCATAAACACTCACTCGATCATTTCGGCGTAGCACTACGAAATGTTCTCGTTCGAGACAACCGAACCCCTGTGTTGATCGACTTTCAGAAAAACCGTCGAATTTACCGCAGTCAAATAAACCTCTACATCCCATACTTCACACGCCAGAAAGTAAGACGTAACTTTCAACGCCTTTACGAAGAAGCTCACGTACAAGACTGGACAACTGTTAAAGACTTACATTGCGACTAA
- the htpX gene encoding zinc metalloprotease HtpX, with translation MTSNLKTMMLLALLSGIIIVLGGALGGKGGIIIAFALALLMNVGSYWYSDKIVLRMYGAQEVGPQDAPVLHQIVEELAYKAGIPKPRICVIPEQAPNAFATGRDPEHGVVAVTQGIMQLLSTEELKGVLAHEIGHITNRDILIQSIAGVLASAIVSIANFMQFAAIFGFGGGDDEEGSNPFAALLLAFVAPIAASLIQFAISRSREYLADDTGANLCGNPLYLASALEKLNAYSQRVPMQHGGEATAHMFIVNPFSGANLAKLFSTHPPIEERVSRLRQMAHR, from the coding sequence ATGACAAGCAACTTAAAAACAATGATGTTACTTGCCCTACTCTCCGGTATTATTATCGTTCTGGGTGGTGCACTTGGTGGTAAAGGCGGAATCATTATCGCTTTTGCTCTGGCGCTTCTCATGAACGTGGGTAGCTACTGGTACTCTGATAAGATTGTTCTTCGCATGTACGGAGCACAGGAAGTTGGTCCTCAGGATGCACCTGTTCTGCATCAGATAGTAGAAGAGCTCGCGTACAAAGCTGGTATCCCTAAACCACGTATCTGTGTAATCCCAGAACAGGCACCAAACGCATTTGCAACAGGCCGCGACCCTGAACACGGCGTTGTTGCTGTAACTCAGGGCATTATGCAGCTTCTTTCCACGGAAGAACTAAAAGGCGTTCTGGCACACGAAATTGGACATATCACCAACCGTGACATTCTGATCCAATCCATTGCAGGTGTTCTGGCATCAGCCATCGTCAGTATCGCTAACTTCATGCAGTTTGCCGCTATCTTCGGTTTTGGCGGTGGAGACGATGAAGAAGGCTCTAACCCGTTTGCGGCGCTGCTGCTTGCGTTTGTGGCACCAATCGCAGCCAGCCTTATCCAGTTCGCAATTTCCCGTTCCCGCGAATACCTTGCTGACGACACAGGTGCAAACCTGTGCGGCAATCCGCTGTATCTCGCTTCAGCACTTGAAAAGCTGAATGCCTACTCACAGCGTGTACCAATGCAGCATGGTGGTGAAGCAACTGCGCACATGTTTATTGTTAACCCGTTTTCTGGCGCCAACTTAGCAAAACTGTTTAGCACTCACCCGCCAATTGAAGAACGCGTAAGCCGACTTCGCCAAATGGCACACAGGTAA
- a CDS encoding 4Fe-4S binding protein, translating into MSQKIVTPHALRRVIQCLFLFFCLFIGYRLFQHFLWAIGQSSEFVPKPPSVEAFLPISALMAAKRFILTNKWDMVHPAGLTLFFAFIWMALLFRKSFCGYICPVGFVSNLVEQLGRKLKLQKELPTKVEHILSVPKYLILGGFVYFIVIKMSTRQIESFLTLPYNYVADSKMLTFFLAPSGTTLLIIAVLAALSLFIRNFWCRFLCPYGALLGLCSTFSPTAITRNTEICVSCGKCRKICPSAIHVDERSVIHSPECIGCAECVGVCPVNKCLTVRTFNKKVPFVTIAIGCLGTLMVFYSTAVLTGHWYSETTPELIRKFHMLIFNK; encoded by the coding sequence ATGTCTCAAAAGATTGTGACGCCCCATGCTCTACGGCGCGTTATCCAGTGTCTTTTTCTCTTTTTCTGTCTCTTTATTGGCTACCGCCTCTTCCAGCACTTCCTCTGGGCAATCGGTCAATCTTCCGAGTTCGTTCCAAAGCCTCCGTCCGTTGAAGCCTTTCTTCCTATCAGCGCGCTTATGGCGGCTAAACGTTTCATCCTTACTAACAAATGGGACATGGTTCACCCAGCTGGATTAACACTCTTTTTTGCTTTCATCTGGATGGCGCTTCTTTTCCGTAAAAGCTTTTGTGGCTATATCTGTCCAGTAGGATTTGTATCCAACCTTGTTGAACAACTCGGACGCAAGCTAAAACTGCAAAAAGAACTGCCAACTAAAGTAGAACACATTCTTTCAGTACCCAAATATCTTATTCTAGGTGGCTTTGTGTACTTCATTGTTATCAAAATGAGCACACGTCAGATCGAAAGCTTCCTTACGCTTCCGTACAACTATGTTGCAGATTCCAAGATGCTGACATTCTTCCTAGCCCCATCTGGAACCACACTTCTCATCATTGCTGTCCTCGCGGCTCTTTCCCTTTTCATCCGCAACTTCTGGTGCCGCTTTCTCTGTCCTTATGGTGCGTTGCTCGGTTTATGCTCCACATTCAGCCCTACCGCCATTACCCGTAATACAGAAATTTGTGTGTCCTGTGGTAAATGTAGAAAAATCTGCCCATCAGCTATCCATGTTGACGAGCGCAGTGTTATACACTCACCAGAGTGTATAGGCTGTGCAGAATGTGTGGGAGTTTGCCCTGTTAATAAATGCCTTACCGTCCGCACGTTCAACAAGAAAGTTCCATTTGTAACTATCGCCATTGGTTGTTTGGGGACTCTAATGGTCTTTTATAGCACAGCAGTTCTAACTGGACACTGGTACTCTGAGACCACACCGGAATTAATCCGAAAGTTCCATATGCTCATCTTCAACAAATAA
- a CDS encoding phosphoribosylanthranilate isomerase has product MLNKHSKFNSLTQIAGVHDTQETLMLADCGVHCVGLPLRLPVNKEDITEDEARTIIRETRNKIIPVCITYLDHAEDIMQFCRELDVAHVQLHGHIELEELQKLARIAPHLYIIKSLVVQADGSNKEALLQAVTETAPFVDAYITDTHNPKNGADGATGLTHDWSISAQLVQHSPHPVILAGGLNPENVANAIRTVKPAGVDAHTGVEDSTGRKNKALVCKFASEAAKAFAELTS; this is encoded by the coding sequence ATGCTGAATAAACATTCAAAATTTAACAGCCTCACACAGATTGCTGGAGTTCACGATACGCAAGAAACTCTTATGCTTGCAGATTGTGGAGTGCACTGTGTGGGGCTGCCATTACGTTTGCCGGTCAACAAAGAAGACATCACAGAAGACGAAGCTCGCACAATCATCCGCGAAACTCGCAATAAAATTATTCCTGTCTGCATCACATATTTAGATCATGCTGAAGATATTATGCAATTCTGCCGTGAACTTGATGTCGCCCATGTACAATTACATGGCCACATTGAGTTAGAAGAGCTGCAAAAGCTTGCACGCATTGCACCACATCTTTACATCATCAAATCACTCGTCGTGCAGGCTGATGGCAGCAACAAAGAAGCACTCCTACAGGCCGTAACTGAAACAGCCCCTTTTGTTGATGCATACATTACCGATACGCACAATCCAAAAAACGGAGCCGACGGCGCAACTGGTCTGACACATGACTGGAGCATTTCCGCTCAGCTTGTGCAACACTCTCCACACCCTGTCATTCTTGCAGGGGGGCTGAATCCTGAAAACGTCGCCAATGCCATCCGCACCGTAAAACCGGCAGGTGTTGACGCTCATACCGGAGTTGAAGATTCTACCGGTAGGAAAAACAAGGCTCTCGTATGCAAATTTGCCAGTGAAGCAGCCAAAGCTTTTGCAGAGCTCACATCCTAA
- a CDS encoding histidinol-phosphatase — MISVDTHIHTLFSHGKATPEEMYEAAIKKGIRVFGFSEHSARPLNMNYPREYRDHLAAHWDTYIEKVTALKDNKDDVTVLLGIEMDWMEGNEDFIKTELAKHEFDYVLCGIHFLENWGFDYAKADWESLHYNELAAIYEKYYSTMITMAETGIFDTIAHPDIIKIFSCDDFTKWIATEEAQVLVNKALTAVRDAGMSMEISSAGIRKFCQEIYPGETIMGIASKLELPITFGSDAHSTTSVAFSFDKLEEHARRFGYKESVYFKNRKMHSRPF, encoded by the coding sequence ATGATCTCCGTTGATACCCACATACACACGCTGTTCTCCCACGGCAAAGCCACCCCGGAAGAAATGTACGAAGCTGCCATAAAAAAAGGGATTCGTGTATTCGGCTTTTCTGAACACTCTGCACGTCCACTGAACATGAATTATCCACGGGAATACAGAGACCATTTAGCAGCACATTGGGACACCTACATTGAAAAAGTAACAGCGCTGAAAGATAACAAAGACGACGTTACTGTTCTGCTGGGTATCGAGATGGATTGGATGGAAGGCAACGAGGATTTCATTAAAACCGAACTTGCCAAGCATGAATTTGACTATGTGCTCTGCGGCATTCATTTTTTGGAAAACTGGGGATTCGATTACGCAAAAGCGGACTGGGAGTCTCTCCACTACAATGAACTGGCAGCAATCTACGAAAAATACTACAGCACCATGATCACCATGGCTGAAACAGGTATTTTCGACACTATTGCTCATCCGGACATCATTAAAATTTTCTCCTGCGATGATTTTACTAAGTGGATTGCAACAGAAGAAGCGCAAGTTTTAGTAAACAAAGCTCTTACTGCCGTCCGTGACGCAGGCATGTCCATGGAGATTTCTTCTGCCGGTATCCGCAAATTTTGTCAGGAAATCTACCCAGGTGAAACAATCATGGGAATCGCCAGCAAGCTTGAATTGCCGATTACCTTCGGTTCTGATGCACACTCCACTACATCTGTAGCATTCAGCTTTGACAAACTGGAAGAACATGCACGTCGCTTCGGCTACAAGGAAAGCGTATACTTTAAAAACCGTAAAATGCATTCACGTCCGTTTTAA
- a CDS encoding late competence development ComFB family protein, protein MPNEKYLLNDVDFFGIRNRNEARVIKMIKKVMETPPYYQPSEKDLFDIYALALNSLPARYAQQGTIVLRDPVRDNEIEDAVRKAFAIVVENPKP, encoded by the coding sequence ATGCCTAACGAAAAATACCTTCTTAACGATGTGGATTTTTTTGGTATCAGAAACCGAAACGAAGCACGCGTGATTAAGATGATCAAAAAGGTTATGGAAACTCCTCCATATTATCAGCCATCTGAAAAAGACTTATTTGACATTTACGCATTAGCACTTAATTCTCTTCCAGCAAGGTATGCACAGCAAGGAACCATCGTTTTACGTGACCCTGTCCGTGACAATGAAATAGAAGATGCTGTACGCAAAGCCTTTGCAATCGTCGTTGAAAACCCTAAACCCTAA
- the pstA gene encoding phosphate ABC transporter permease PstA — translation MAQLPPATSKTHSIRHLKQKCMFTLFKLCVAVNALALAIICGFVLYYGAPAISWEFLLENPRNAMTEGGIFPCILGTIALSYGSMLIALPWGVATAIYLHEYARPGKVVHLIRLAINNLAGVPSVVFGLFGLSLFVTVLGMGVSLLAGILTLAALVLPLIIGASEEALKSVSPTYREASLGLGATKWQTIYHIVLPAAAPGILTGAILSVGRAAGETAAIMFTAAMFFSPELPHSVFDSVMALPYHIYVLATAGTDIEQTRHLQYGTALVLIALVLSMNFLAIMLRARMQKKLS, via the coding sequence ATCCAAAACACACTCCATACGGCATTTAAAACAAAAATGCATGTTCACGCTATTCAAGCTATGTGTAGCTGTTAACGCACTTGCATTAGCCATTATCTGCGGCTTTGTGCTCTACTACGGCGCCCCGGCCATCTCTTGGGAATTTTTATTGGAAAACCCACGCAACGCCATGACTGAAGGCGGCATTTTCCCATGTATCCTAGGGACAATTGCCCTTTCTTACGGTTCCATGCTCATTGCCCTACCATGGGGCGTTGCTACAGCAATATACCTTCACGAATATGCAAGACCGGGCAAAGTTGTCCACCTGATTCGACTGGCCATTAACAACCTTGCAGGCGTCCCCTCTGTAGTGTTTGGTCTATTCGGCTTATCACTCTTTGTTACGGTTCTTGGAATGGGGGTTTCCCTCCTTGCAGGTATTCTCACACTCGCAGCTCTTGTCTTACCTCTTATTATCGGTGCCTCCGAAGAAGCGCTGAAGAGTGTTTCCCCCACTTATCGTGAAGCTTCATTAGGACTTGGTGCTACAAAATGGCAGACCATTTATCATATTGTGTTGCCAGCCGCAGCTCCTGGTATTTTAACCGGTGCTATCCTCTCTGTAGGACGTGCAGCCGGTGAAACAGCAGCTATCATGTTCACAGCAGCAATGTTCTTTTCACCAGAACTTCCACATTCCGTTTTCGACAGCGTTATGGCGCTGCCATATCACATCTATGTTCTAGCAACAGCAGGTACAGACATTGAGCAGACCCGCCACCTGCAATATGGAACAGCGCTTGTGTTGATTGCACTTGTTTTAAGCATGAACTTTCTGGCTATTATGCTTCGAGCACGTATGCAGAAAAAGCTCTCATAG